CGAAACAAGAAAACCAGTTTTCTTGGTGGAAAGAGCAGTTAGGTAGGTATGTTTTAGCTGATATTACACCAGCCTTGATAGGTGAGTATCGCGATAAATTGCTTAATACTCCCAATAATTTTGGAAGAAAGCGTTCTCAAGGCACAGTTTTGAGGTATCTAGCAGCCCTTAGCCATGCTTTTTCTGTTGCGCGTGATGAGTGGGGATGGCTGGAGCAGTCGCCAATGGACAAAGTAAGAAAGCCCACTCCGTCAAGAGGAAGAGTGAGATTCTTAAGCGAAGAAGAGCGCAAAAACCTTTTAGCTGCTTGTAAGGAGAGTGCAAATCCTTTTCTTTATACGATCGTCGTAATAGCTCTTTCTACAGGAATGAGAAAGTCAGAAATTTTGAATCTTAAATGGGCTGATATAGATTTTAAGAGGGGGAGAATAATCTTACATGAAACCAAAAATGGAGAAAGACGAAGCGTCCCGTTGACTGGGTTAACAATGCAGCTTCTCCAAGAAAAATATCAAAATCATGGAAGGAATTCTCCCATCATATTTCCTGGACAAATGGGACAAAAAGGACACAAGCCTATTGATATTCGATCAGCATGGGAAACCGCTGTAAAGCGGGCTAAAATTACGAATTTCAAATTTCATGATTGTCGACATAGTGCTGCCAGCTATTTGGCAATGAGTGGGGCAAGCTTAGCTGAAATCTCCGATGTATTGGGACATAAGACTTTAGCCATGGTAAAACGCTATGCTCACCTATCTGAAGAACACACTTCAAATATAGTTGAAAAAATGAATCAACAAATTTTCTCTTAATGTTCGGTGAATAAATGGAATCAGTAACAACAGATAGTATATTAGATTATTTTGAAAAACATCGACCGATACAACTTCCTTCTACAGCCGATATTTATGCTCCTAATTATACCATCTATGGTCTAATTCCTTGCTGGAAAGTATCACAAGCAGTTTGTTTACTAGCTGGAATAGCCACTATAGACGCGGAAACCTATTATACTTTGAAATCCTTTGACTGGTTGCAAGAAAAGATTAGAGTCAGCTTAGAGACTCGTTCACATGGTCAAGGCGCCGATCATTATCAAACATTTAGCAATTATGTAGCCTTTGAATTTCCCATTAAGTCACGAACAATTACTCTTCTTAAAAATATTAGTCGGCTTCTTGCTGAAAGCATCAAAAAAAAGGAAATAGTATGTCGGCGTGTTAATACAAACACCTCTTTTGACGATTTATTAGTTCCCGATGATGTTATTGCTTGGGCGGAAATGAAAAAAATATTCGTGCCTGAACAGCTTTCAAAAGGAATGCTCCAAAGAAAAGCGATTAATTTTCTCGCGCTTCCTGAGATATTTCCTGACGAAATTTGTTTTAATGCTATTTACAATGGTGTGCGAATCGAGCGAAATCGTTTAAAACCCAGATTTTT
This portion of the Parachlamydiales bacterium genome encodes:
- a CDS encoding site-specific integrase; its protein translation is MAYIEKRSTQDGKIRYKAQVKLKGHPIQTATFERITDAKRWAQQVESAIKEGRHFKTSESKKRTLKELVEKYEREILPSKPRAKQENQFSWWKEQLGRYVLADITPALIGEYRDKLLNTPNNFGRKRSQGTVLRYLAALSHAFSVARDEWGWLEQSPMDKVRKPTPSRGRVRFLSEEERKNLLAACKESANPFLYTIVVIALSTGMRKSEILNLKWADIDFKRGRIILHETKNGERRSVPLTGLTMQLLQEKYQNHGRNSPIIFPGQMGQKGHKPIDIRSAWETAVKRAKITNFKFHDCRHSAASYLAMSGASLAEISDVLGHKTLAMVKRYAHLSEEHTSNIVEKMNQQIFS